The sequence AGGAGTGGGGAATCAATTAATCTTTTTCTgttccatttcttttttataacaaatatttGGTCATTTGTTTCTGCATTGTTTGGGGCAGTTTGGGTGATGCCAAAATCTGTGATTGAGTTCTTGGAAGGTTGGCAAGGATGATTCCATTCCCTAGCAAGTCACAATTGTTATGTGAAATCTTTGGCGTGAATTAAACATGAGGATTTTTTTATGGTGCTGAGTAATCTAATTTTGTAATCaaataggcttttttttttttttttttttttttgagttcttgTATGATTAGATGACTGCCTTAGGTACCATCCCCTTGTtgtctttcattaattttgtaGATTTGTCTTTGTAATTTTACTCTTTGGAAAGGGATTTGTGACCCtcccttttctttctaattattaaaaaaaaaaaaaaaaaaaaaaaaaaactcttattaAGTTTTGAAGAAGTCCAAGTTCGATTAGAAATTAGGAATAGGTATTAATAATCTATGCATATGGATGTAATATTTTCCAAATCAAAAGAGGagaataaattttcaaaagttatgaAGCTAAATTTGAGGTTTTTGTGATATAATCTTCTATGAGGTGTGATGCGaggattttctcaaaaaaaaaaaaaaaaaaggtgtgatGCAAGGAAATGCTAGGTGACATGcttagaattattattattttttttcctgtcttTAAATTTTCAACAATTTGAAACCTTGCACTGGGTTACTATTCACAGTCCTGTAATACCAACCTAAACCTTAGGTTTTACTCGTTAGAAATCCTATATTCCTTACAATTGTCAAGCCTTTTTTCACTAAATTCTAACcctaattcttaaaaaattctaaatttaattTGGCATGTTCCCCCTTTGTCTTTCGTCATTTTGGGCAGGCTGGATTTGTTGCTGATTGAGGTCTTCTTTGAGAGGCTATTCTTTTTTGCTGCAGCTCTTGTTAATCATGGGTGTTTTTTTGAAGcacaataaagaaaaatcaattaacAACATAGCATGGCTAAAGTAGTGGATGTGGCACATTCCACATAGATTGCTACCTCTATATGtgaaaattttcatgaaaaGTGGCTGTATCCCCTAACACCACCCTCTGTATCGGTAATTATTGTTTCACACTCCCAAATATGAAATGTTTCTCAAATGTTCACACTTTCACACCAGATGTCCACATTTACCacatgatataaaaaaaaatgtggacaCAATGTGAAAGAGTGTGGATGCAGTTGGATGTGAAACAAGCAAAGCCCCTTTCTATAATAACCTATGTTactctttcttttaaaaaaaaaaaaaaaaaaaaaaaaggcttatgTTAGAATAGATTAATTTTGCCATGGTGACCTGATGTCATAATCATAAAGTGACATATTGGTATGATATATATTTCTAAAGTTGGGTTATTTTGATGTACATACCAACTTGATATGGAAATCATATGTGCTTGACCAAATTGAATCCACAAGAAAAAAGGGTTTAAATGTTATTaccattttatatttaaaacaataacacaaataaattatgactgttttaattttagattttcgaaaagaaaattacaaaaaagggTCATAAGCCCATgaatgaataaatcttcattGATTAAAAATTCTCCTCAAGATGGTTTAGCTATGTTTAGAGGAAAGCAATTAATGCACTAATGAGAAACAGTGAGTTAATTTAGGTGGAATGAAAAAAGGTAGAGGAATACCAAATTAatagaaattgtaaaaaatgacatatcaattaaggaagtaatTGAAAGTATGACTTCATATTGAATAGAAATGGCAAAAAAGAACACTTGTGGCTGACTCTAACAagtttgttgaggatccatagttGACCCCAAATTTGGGATTAAGGTTTGGTTGTTGTTGATTAAAAATAAGCTCCATGTCTAAAGACCATTCATGAGATTGTGAAAACTatgctttaatttttgtaatttaaccATGTTTGCGCCTTTTGACTAATAAAATCCTTTTTTGTGTGGTTATATATTATACTTATTACTTCTCTAAACTGAAAATTCATTCTTCACTTTGCATTTAGAGTTTTTgttaatgtttaaaattttttattgttgtgaCACAGATATGTGGGGGGCAGCAGCTTCTGGTATGGGTTCAGCTGCAGCTTCTGCTGTGGGTACTGCAGCAGGGGATGAGACCTACAAATATGCAAAAGAGATTATCAATAACCTGAGTTGCAAAGTTGATAACGAAGCTGATTATGATCTAGAATACAACTATGAAAGGTTAATAGAGCAAGCAAAGAAGCTGTATGCCTGCAGGGATGATATATTGGCTCAAGCAAAGACAAAGCTGGCCACTCAAGTATATGAAGCCTGGATTTCTAGGGTCACGAAGAGTGAAGAAGAGGTGCGAGATCtagaaaccaagtacaagaaagaaaaaggcaaaaaaaggACATGGAGTCGACGTTTGATTGGGTCAAGCGAGTCACGCACAGATCTTAGCCAAAGCATGGCAGAGAAGTGCAAGAAACTGCATAATCTTTGGGTAGAGGGAAAGTCTGAGGTAGGAATAGTGGTTGAGAAATTGCCAGAGCGTGTGATAATTATGCATGGACCCAAATCAGAAGACAAGATATTTCTTGACTCAACTGTTGAAAAAATACTGGGCCATCTGAGggataaaaatgtaaaaagatttGGACTTTGGGGAATGTCAGGAATTGGGAAAACAACCATAATGCAGAGCTTAAATAACAATGAAGATACTGCTAAAATGTTTGATATTGTTATTTGGGTAACTGTATCAAAGGATTGGAATTTAgaaaaattgcaacaaaaaattgctGATCGGTTAAAATTGAATATGGAAGGCATCACTGACCCTAATGAAATTGCCCAACTAATATGTAGAGACTTGAAAGGCAAAAGGTGTCTACTTCTTTTGGATGAAGTTCAGGAAGTTCTTGAGCTGCCTCTGATAGGAATGTGTGAAAGTGAAAAGGATAGCAAGGTGGTAGTGGCAACTAGAAATTATCATGTTTGTTGTGATATGGAAACTGATTGGGAAATTAATGTGCAACGATTGTCTGAAGCTGATGCATGGAAAATGTTCAAGGTAAAGGCGGGTCGAAATGTAAATCTTCCAGGTATTGAACCGATAGCCAAGCTAGTTGTCAGTGAATGTGCTGGTTTGCCGCTATTGATAGACAAAGTAGCAAGTATGTTTAGAAGAAAGGATAACTTTCACCTGTGGAGTGATGGATTAAGAAGTTTGCGGAGATGGCCAAGTATCAAAATCCAAGGCATCGATGAATTGATTGAGTACTTGAAGTTTTGTTATGAAGATTTAGATGATGAGGTTAAAAAGGTTTGCTTTCTATATGGTGCAATATATCCTGAAGACTgtgagatatatatagattatctGTTGGAATGTTGGAGAGCTGAAGGTTTCATTCATGATACATGTGAGTTTAGAGTTGCACGTGACAAAGGGCATTCCATATTGGAGGAACTTATCAGTGTTTCTTTACTAGAGAAGAGTGCAAAGATGAATCATGTAAGGATGAACAAAGTAATACGAAATATGGCCCTTAACATTTCTTCCCGAAGTTGTAATTTAAAGATTTTGGTGAAACCCCGTGAAGGGTTGCAAGAGGCCCCCAATGAGGTAGAATGGCAACAAGCAAATCGAATCTCCTTGATGGATAATAAATTGTGCACTTTACCGGAAATGCCAGATTGCAATGAGCTTTCAACATTGTTATTACAGAGAAATCAAGACCTAATAGTGATTCCTGAGTCATTCTTTGGATGCATGCAAAATCTACGGGTTTTAGATTTACATGGCACTGGAATTACATCATTACCATCATCAATATCTTGCTTGAAGTGTCTCAAAGCATTATATCTGCATTCTTGCAGCTGTTTAATGGAACTCCGTTACTTAGAAGGACTTGAGCATCTCGAGGTGCTTGATATTCGAGACACTAGCCTTAATCATTTTCCAATTCAGATTGGACGTTTGAATCAGTTGAAGTGTTTACGTATGTCATTGTCGAATTTTGGCATTAGGCATTCAAGTAATGTAGAATATTGTCGAAATGTCTTTTCAAGTCTTCTTTTACTAGAAGAACTACTAATAGATGTGGATCCAAATAATCAAAGTTGGGAGGTGACTATAAAGGCTATTTCTGAGGGAGTGGCTAAATTGATGCATTTGACTTCACTATCAATTTGCTTCCCTACTGTGGATTGTCTTAAGAGTTTTATCTCAACGAGTCAATTGTGGAAGGATTTCCGCTTCACATTTCAATTTTCTGTTGGTTATCATGACACGACTCATTATAAAATTCTTGATTGCTTCGAATATCAAATTAGGAAATGTTTGAAGTTTGCAAATGGTGAAGGTGTAGATCCAATAATTTCTGACGTTCTTTTAGAAACTGATGCATTTGAATTGATTGGCCACAAGGGAACTTCAAGACTATCAGATTTTGGAATCGAAAGTATCAACAAGATGCGAGGTTGTTTGATTGAAGGATGCAATGAAATTGAAATGATTGTTGATGGTAACAGAGTAAAGAGAAGTGCGTTAATATGCTTGGAAAAGATGTTTATAAATAATGTTCCAAACTTAAAAAGCATTTGGGAAGGTCCTGTACATAATGGAAGCCTATCACAACTAACAACTTTAACTTTATGCAAATGTTTGAAGTTGAAGAAGATATTCTCCGGTGGCATGATTAAACAACTCTCTCAACTTCAACATTTGAAAGTTGAAGATTGTCCTGAAATTGAAGAGATAATTGCAGAGTCTGAAAATAATGGCTTGAAACCTGACGCACTTCCAAGATTAAAGATGCTAGAACTTTCTAATCTTCCAAGGGTAAAAAGCATTTGGACAAGTGACTCGTTGAAATGGCCATCTTTAGAGAAGATTAAGATCTCCATGTGCCAGATGTTGACAAAATTGCCCTTCAACAGTGAGAATGCAATCAACTTGAGATGTATTGAAGCCCATCAGACATGGTGGAGTGCATTGGCATGCCAAGATGATGCTATTGAACAAAGATTAAAGTCTTTATGGTTTCAATCTCCTTCATAGAGGTTCTTCTCTATATGAGGTAATGGTAGAAATGTCTACTcctttaaattttcattttctttatttttcaagaTATCTTATGAATGTGTGTGATTGTTTAGCATTTGTGATTACATGAATGTTGGATTCAAACATTCCTCATATTTGGTCATGATTATCTTAAATCTTTAATGAAAACTTTTGAACATTTAAGTTATACCATATAAGATATCAACCTTGCTTCACTTCAGTTTTGGGTAGCCAAACCTGCCGTACATAGGTGTTTCATGAATTTCTGTTGATTTGTGAATTATAGAAATTCTTGTTGCTATATAGAAAATATTGCTTCCAAAAAGCATTTTAGAAATTTCTTGTACATACTAGAAGCCTAGCTCAACTAATAGCTTTAACTTTACGCAGATGTTTGAAGTCGAAGATATTCTCCTATGATTGAATAGCTCTTTCAACTTCAACACTTGAGACTAGAGTTGAACAATGACTTCAAATCAAAGAGATACTTTTGGTTGGAATTTGGAAATGCATTTGGATTGATGACTGATTGAAGTGGCTATATTTAGAGTGTAATACGATATTTATGTGTTGACAAATAGCCCTTCAAGAATGAGAACGTAGTTAATATGAGACATATTGAAGGCCATTAATCATGGTGTAGTTCATTGTCATGGCAAGAAGATGCTATTGAGCAGAAATTATGATATATATGCATCTTCAACTGGTGCATTTGGTTTCATTCCTGTTCACAACAGTCCTATCTAAGGTAGCGGTAAAATTCTTGCTCCAACTTTTGGTTTGTAAGATTTAATactttaatgtttttttttttttttttttaaaagatgacATGAATGCTAGTGTCTACTATATTGACGTGTGATTGTTTTGTATTtgtgattaaaataaaatgttagaCTGAAACCCttcctcttctcaaaaaaaaaaaaaaaaaaggaaaccctTCCTTATAGTTTgattttctatattttctatTATACTATAGAAGATGCAATCTTGCTAATTCACTTGATTTTTAGTAGCCAAAACTACCTTTTTCATATACCTCCTACTTTCAAATGTTTGTTTGGAAAAGTTCGAGTCCAGCTTAGATCATGATCATATTTGCCACAACTttgtgtttattattattattatttgggtaATATGGGAATATTATAAAACAATAAGAAGCAGCTTTAGAAGCTGTATCAGTGCATAAACGGTTACAACCTTGACGGCTAGACCTATCAGGTCATCATCAAAAGAGGTTGTAACTCCACAGGAGGAGTACTCAACATCAGGAAGTCATTAGTCATGTTGTGTCTGAATAGCCTTTCTTACTGGAGC is a genomic window of Quercus lobata isolate SW786 chromosome 2, ValleyOak3.0 Primary Assembly, whole genome shotgun sequence containing:
- the LOC115977603 gene encoding disease resistance protein RPS2-like; protein product: MWGAAASGMGSAAASAVGTAAGDETYKYAKEIINNLSCKVDNEADYDLEYNYERLIEQAKKLYACRDDILAQAKTKLATQVYEAWISRVTKSEEEVRDLETKYKKEKGKKRTWSRRLIGSSESRTDLSQSMAEKCKKLHNLWVEGKSEVGIVVEKLPERVIIMHGPKSEDKIFLDSTVEKILGHLRDKNVKRFGLWGMSGIGKTTIMQSLNNNEDTAKMFDIVIWVTVSKDWNLEKLQQKIADRLKLNMEGITDPNEIAQLICRDLKGKRCLLLLDEVQEVLELPLIGMCESEKDSKVVVATRNYHVCCDMETDWEINVQRLSEADAWKMFKVKAGRNVNLPGIEPIAKLVVSECAGLPLLIDKVASMFRRKDNFHLWSDGLRSLRRWPSIKIQGIDELIEYLKFCYEDLDDEVKKVCFLYGAIYPEDCEIYIDYLLECWRAEGFIHDTCEFRVARDKGHSILEELISVSLLEKSAKMNHVRMNKVIRNMALNISSRSCNLKILVKPREGLQEAPNEVEWQQANRISLMDNKLCTLPEMPDCNELSTLLLQRNQDLIVIPESFFGCMQNLRVLDLHGTGITSLPSSISCLKCLKALYLHSCSCLMELRYLEGLEHLEVLDIRDTSLNHFPIQIGRLNQLKCLRMSLSNFGIRHSSNVEYCRNVFSSLLLLEELLIDVDPNNQSWEVTIKAISEGVAKLMHLTSLSICFPTVDCLKSFISTSQLWKDFRFTFQFSVGYHDTTHYKILDCFEYQIRKCLKFANGEGVDPIISDVLLETDAFELIGHKGTSRLSDFGIESINKMRGCLIEGCNEIEMIVDGNRVKRSALICLEKMFINNVPNLKSIWEGPVHNGSLSQLTTLTLCKCLKLKKIFSGGMIKQLSQLQHLKVEDCPEIEEIIAESENNGLKPDALPRLKMLELSNLPRVKSIWTSDSLKWPSLEKIKISMCQMLTKLPFNSENAINLRCIEAHQTWWSALACQDDAIEQRLKSLWFQSPS